A single region of the Thermotoga profunda AZM34c06 genome encodes:
- a CDS encoding NUDIX hydrolase, translated as MIHKSAVCVPIFFIDNEPYLILIRRSRKLRRHPGQISFPGGFIEKGESALQAAVREMQEEIGVKDNCFVVLGKLSCTVTVTSSVEITPFLVVINCGEFHLNKDEVEEIYFVSLELFKNTKCVKIVMPNGNVTCRYSLRELVVWGATARIINKSLSQIEQMLKEVKK; from the coding sequence GTGATACACAAATCGGCTGTTTGCGTGCCAATCTTTTTCATTGATAATGAACCTTACCTGATTCTCATAAGAAGATCTCGAAAACTCAGGCGCCATCCGGGACAAATAAGCTTTCCCGGAGGTTTCATCGAAAAAGGCGAAAGTGCACTCCAAGCAGCAGTTAGAGAGATGCAAGAAGAAATAGGTGTAAAAGACAATTGCTTTGTTGTCCTTGGTAAATTGTCCTGTACAGTAACGGTAACCTCTTCTGTGGAGATAACACCATTTTTGGTTGTTATCAATTGTGGAGAATTTCATCTAAACAAAGATGAAGTTGAAGAGATATACTTTGTATCGCTCGAGTTGTTTAAAAACACAAAATGTGTCAAGATTGTAATGCCGAATGGTAATGTGACCTGTCGTTACTCTCTGCGTGAATTAGTCGTTTGGGGTGCTACAGCGAGAATCATAAATAAATCACTCTCACAAATAGAACAAATGTTAAAAGAGGTGAAAAAATGA
- a CDS encoding D-alanine--D-alanine ligase family protein, which translates to MKVAVVYDKSNLDEARELMIQSVYNVLSKRYQVQLIAFEDNLFEKIVMFDAVFNLSTASKQIHVPVILELLKIPYTGSTSQAHAICIDKVKTKIILSYYGIPTASFISVDIKEQVPEIQFYPAIVKPSCEGSAKGLDADSVVRDYDSLVRKVRDIHTRFKQPALVEQFIDGREFSVGILAGEVLPILEIDFSTLPDGLERFYSYRVKHEYGDHTRYVCPAQIDEDLERKIKDYALKAFEVLGLRNYARMDLRVKENDIYFLEVNSLPMLTPNYSDIIKMAQAAGYSYDDLILKIFEDALRYHER; encoded by the coding sequence TTGAAAGTCGCTGTGGTGTATGACAAATCAAATCTCGATGAAGCAAGAGAACTGATGATTCAATCGGTTTATAATGTACTCTCGAAGAGATATCAAGTGCAACTGATTGCATTTGAGGATAATCTTTTTGAAAAAATAGTTATGTTCGATGCGGTTTTTAATTTGTCAACTGCTTCAAAACAAATTCACGTTCCAGTAATACTCGAACTTCTGAAGATACCGTACACTGGTTCTACTTCACAAGCGCATGCCATCTGTATAGACAAGGTCAAAACAAAGATAATTCTTTCATACTATGGTATACCAACAGCATCGTTTATAAGTGTAGATATCAAAGAACAAGTGCCAGAGATTCAATTTTATCCAGCTATTGTAAAACCATCGTGTGAAGGGAGTGCGAAAGGGTTAGATGCGGATTCCGTTGTTCGAGATTATGATTCATTGGTGAGAAAGGTCAGAGATATACACACACGATTCAAACAACCGGCACTTGTGGAGCAATTCATAGATGGAAGAGAGTTCAGCGTGGGTATACTGGCAGGTGAGGTTCTGCCGATTTTAGAAATAGATTTCTCCACGTTGCCAGATGGGTTGGAAAGGTTCTATTCCTATAGAGTCAAGCACGAATATGGTGATCATACAAGATATGTATGTCCTGCACAAATCGATGAAGATTTAGAGAGAAAGATCAAAGATTATGCTTTAAAGGCATTTGAGGTTTTAGGTCTTAGAAATTATGCGAGAATGGATCTGAGAGTGAAGGAAAACGATATATATTTTCTTGAAGTTAATTCACTTCCCATGTTAACACCGAATTATTCTGATATCATCAAGATGGCGCAGGCAGCGGGATATTCTTATGATGATTTGATCTTAAAAATATTTGAGGACGCTTTGAGGTATCATGAGAGATGA
- the folP gene encoding dihydropteroate synthase encodes MNDFIVCKIENPLNFLQKVGVDPASIPIFARKGSFVSLLIYDVPVIAANVIKQEMLAAGADAAVHKHTITHKVEKTDVLTMGTLGQHQKLIDKLSKMNYWGLNEIARQIEECLFKEHIKQIELPSGKKLVFDKTLIMGIVNLTPDSFYEKSRVDKDKVIDSVSKMINEKVDIIDVGGESTRPGSERVTEQEELDRVIPAIELIKKNFDVIISVDTYKANVAEEALKIGADIVNDISALKFDERMAQVVSKYKPAVVLMHMKGEPKTMQQNPYYEDVVKELLLFFQERLQFMKKLNLDDRVIIDPGIGFGKRLQDNLEILRRIEEFKTFKVPILIGASRKSFIGSLLDGIPPEERLYGTLAVSAYCAMKGVHIIRVHDISPNLHVTKVISQLCCPK; translated from the coding sequence ATGAATGATTTCATTGTCTGTAAAATCGAGAATCCTTTGAATTTTCTGCAAAAAGTTGGAGTTGATCCTGCATCGATACCGATCTTTGCAAGGAAAGGTTCCTTTGTGAGTCTTTTGATATACGATGTACCTGTCATTGCGGCAAATGTCATCAAGCAGGAAATGCTTGCGGCAGGAGCGGATGCAGCAGTTCACAAACACACCATTACGCACAAGGTTGAAAAAACAGATGTATTAACAATGGGCACATTGGGTCAACATCAAAAATTGATAGATAAACTCTCAAAAATGAATTACTGGGGCTTAAATGAGATTGCGAGACAGATCGAAGAATGTTTGTTCAAAGAACATATCAAACAAATTGAATTACCTTCAGGCAAAAAACTCGTTTTTGATAAGACACTTATCATGGGTATAGTGAATTTGACACCAGACTCATTCTATGAAAAAAGTAGGGTTGATAAAGACAAAGTCATCGATTCAGTTTCAAAGATGATCAATGAAAAAGTTGACATCATCGATGTAGGTGGAGAATCGACAAGACCTGGTTCTGAAAGAGTAACTGAACAAGAAGAGCTCGACAGAGTTATTCCAGCGATAGAACTCATCAAGAAAAACTTTGATGTAATAATCTCGGTGGACACCTACAAAGCCAACGTGGCAGAAGAAGCGTTGAAGATTGGGGCAGATATAGTCAATGACATAAGTGCACTCAAATTCGACGAAAGAATGGCACAAGTTGTGTCAAAATACAAACCTGCCGTGGTCTTGATGCACATGAAAGGTGAACCAAAGACGATGCAACAAAACCCATATTACGAAGATGTAGTAAAAGAACTGCTCCTATTTTTTCAAGAAAGGCTCCAATTCATGAAAAAACTGAATCTCGACGATAGAGTGATCATAGACCCAGGTATTGGTTTTGGAAAAAGACTACAGGACAATCTTGAAATCTTAAGAAGAATCGAGGAATTCAAAACTTTTAAAGTACCTATTTTGATTGGTGCATCGAGAAAATCCTTCATTGGAAGCCTCTTAGACGGCATTCCACCTGAAGAAAGGTTATATGGTACCTTGGCTGTCAGTGCGTATTGTGCAATGAAGGGTGTACATATCATAAGAGTACACGATATCTCGCCAAACCTTCATGTAACAAAGGTCATTTCACAGCTTTGTTGTCCCAAGTGA
- the abc-f gene encoding ribosomal protection-like ABC-F family protein, with protein MITIKDLCVSFADRTLFCGFNASVLDNDRIGLIGKNGSGKTTLLRAIAGLFKDYDGQISTNGKITYLDQYRSFDAQTPFEYYSQAADTPEKQKNVRSILKGFGFSEEDWHRSISTFSGGERTKLQLGRLFIEEPDFLLLDEPTNFLDIEGIEHLKNLLKNFRGGYIVIAHDRDFLRNVCDKFWEINNERIWVFDMSFDNYRVQRKLIIETQKKQLSNMQKEIERLKKIIDQYKKWGRDKAVKQAKSRQKMLDRMLEELENMPTQYLEEQEKTIHIPLPESTGHVVLECKNISWNSLLKDVTFTMYAKDKIALIGPNGSGKTTLLKIITGQIDYQGTVKIGHNVKVVYVDQFIEQLDRENSVFDEIFEELSEQPDYVIRAYLGRFGFKGEDVFKNVSDLSGGERQMLAIAKILLRRPNLLILDEPTNHMDLSAVEALEQALKEYEGNVLIVSHDIELIKNVCNRFLTIKDGSLIEVDEPLFFKVQKSQTMIKKVNSGFDEKKRLRNQIKGMRTRLQELEALERSLSCELSEIEEKLFTTSDYNKVIKLNEQKENLEQKILQILEEIEQLNQKLTELEHKDL; from the coding sequence ATGATAACGATAAAAGATCTCTGTGTATCTTTTGCTGATAGAACGTTGTTCTGTGGTTTCAACGCATCTGTGCTTGATAATGATCGGATAGGTCTTATTGGGAAAAATGGTAGTGGTAAGACCACGCTTTTGAGAGCCATAGCTGGGTTGTTTAAAGATTATGATGGGCAGATATCTACGAATGGGAAAATCACCTACCTTGATCAATACAGATCCTTTGATGCACAAACACCTTTTGAATATTATTCACAAGCAGCCGACACACCAGAAAAGCAGAAAAATGTTCGCAGTATATTGAAAGGCTTTGGTTTTTCAGAAGAGGATTGGCACAGATCGATCTCTACTTTCAGTGGAGGAGAGAGGACAAAACTTCAGTTGGGAAGACTTTTCATCGAGGAGCCAGATTTTCTTTTGTTGGATGAACCAACCAATTTCCTTGATATAGAAGGCATAGAACATTTAAAGAATCTTTTGAAAAATTTTAGAGGAGGATATATCGTTATAGCGCATGATAGGGACTTCTTACGCAATGTCTGTGATAAATTCTGGGAAATCAACAATGAACGTATATGGGTATTTGATATGAGCTTTGATAATTATCGCGTGCAAAGAAAATTGATCATTGAGACACAAAAAAAGCAGCTCTCGAATATGCAGAAAGAAATAGAGAGATTGAAAAAGATAATCGACCAGTACAAAAAATGGGGCAGAGATAAGGCAGTTAAGCAAGCAAAAAGTAGGCAAAAGATGCTTGATAGAATGCTTGAAGAACTCGAAAATATGCCAACACAATATTTAGAAGAGCAGGAAAAAACGATACATATACCTTTGCCAGAAAGCACGGGACATGTTGTGCTTGAATGCAAGAATATTTCTTGGAATTCTTTACTCAAAGATGTTACCTTCACGATGTATGCAAAGGACAAAATAGCTCTGATTGGACCCAACGGTTCTGGGAAAACGACATTGTTGAAGATCATAACTGGGCAGATTGATTATCAAGGGACGGTCAAGATTGGTCATAATGTGAAAGTTGTATATGTTGATCAGTTTATTGAACAACTTGATCGAGAAAACAGTGTTTTTGATGAAATATTTGAAGAATTATCTGAACAACCAGATTATGTGATAAGGGCATATCTTGGTAGATTTGGTTTTAAGGGCGAGGATGTTTTTAAAAATGTTTCTGATTTAAGTGGTGGTGAAAGGCAAATGCTCGCGATCGCAAAAATACTCCTTAGAAGACCGAATTTATTGATACTGGATGAGCCAACTAACCACATGGATCTTTCAGCCGTTGAGGCACTTGAACAAGCCCTTAAGGAATATGAGGGAAATGTGCTGATTGTCTCTCATGATATTGAATTGATCAAAAATGTTTGTAATAGATTTTTGACGATAAAAGATGGCTCATTAATAGAAGTTGATGAACCTTTGTTTTTCAAAGTACAGAAAAGTCAAACGATGATCAAAAAAGTCAACAGCGGGTTTGACGAGAAAAAAAGGTTGAGAAATCAGATCAAGGGTATGAGGACGAGATTGCAGGAATTGGAGGCTCTTGAGAGGTCGCTCAGCTGTGAGTTGTCTGAGATTGAAGAAAAACTCTTCACAACCAGCGACTATAACAAGGTCATCAAATTGAATGAACAGAAAGAAAATTTGGAACAGAAAATACTGCAGATACTCGAAGAAATCGAACAACTAAATCAAAAATTGACAGAATTGGAGCACAAAGATCTTTGA
- a CDS encoding cobalamin B12-binding domain-containing protein has translation MKILGASIGSCVHNVGLLNFLKIAKENGYEVVYIGAAIPVERLVEQIELNDPDLIAMSYRLGAESLKNLLNQFEDLINKHKLTEKTYVFGGTVETAQQARQFSFIKRAFDGTEELDEIVMFLRGKVREEKHLQRFPQTLRERIEFKAPFPLVRHHIGLQTLEETIREIEKLAESELLDIISIAPDQNCQQYFFEPEKMDRSQDGAGGVPIRTREDFVRLYQATRRGNYPLVRCYAGTTHMVEFSKLLKETINNAWAAIPLMWYSDLDRRSNRPLLEAIKENIEGIKWNAQNSVPVEVTDSHQWALRVCHDAVEVATAYLAAFAAKKLGVSDYVQQFMLETPNGLSPKGDIAKMIAKKEIVESLQDDSFRVYRMIRTGLMSVPADPYAAMGQLSVSMFYGWYIEPHIIHVVAYCESMRRATSKEIIESVKMSKRSINIAIRGMPDPLKDKWVRDEKDRIKDEAMMIIKAIKDLKDGKDEDLLDPEVLYKSVQIGILDAPALKGFSVAKGQVKTQIIDGLCRCVDDYGNIISEKNRLKHILGG, from the coding sequence ATGAAAATCTTAGGTGCCTCCATAGGAAGCTGTGTTCACAACGTTGGTCTGTTGAATTTTTTGAAGATCGCCAAAGAAAATGGTTATGAAGTGGTTTATATTGGTGCAGCAATACCAGTTGAAAGACTCGTTGAACAGATAGAACTAAATGATCCAGATCTAATAGCGATGAGTTACAGATTGGGTGCGGAGTCTCTGAAAAATCTCTTGAACCAATTTGAAGATCTGATCAACAAGCACAAACTCACTGAGAAAACTTATGTGTTTGGTGGAACTGTTGAAACAGCTCAACAAGCAAGGCAATTTTCTTTTATCAAAAGAGCTTTCGATGGAACAGAAGAACTCGATGAGATAGTTATGTTTCTAAGGGGCAAGGTAAGAGAAGAGAAACATCTTCAAAGATTTCCACAGACTCTCAGAGAAAGAATAGAGTTCAAAGCACCATTTCCTCTGGTCAGACATCACATAGGGTTACAGACGCTTGAAGAAACTATTAGAGAAATTGAAAAACTCGCTGAATCAGAACTCCTGGACATTATTTCTATTGCACCAGATCAAAATTGTCAGCAGTATTTTTTTGAACCAGAGAAAATGGATCGTTCACAAGATGGTGCTGGTGGGGTTCCAATAAGAACTCGTGAAGACTTTGTCAGATTGTATCAAGCAACAAGGCGTGGCAATTATCCCTTAGTCAGGTGTTATGCGGGCACAACCCACATGGTAGAATTCTCAAAACTCTTGAAAGAGACTATCAACAATGCCTGGGCAGCCATACCGCTCATGTGGTACAGCGATTTGGACAGGAGATCGAATAGACCATTGCTGGAGGCGATCAAGGAAAATATCGAAGGAATCAAATGGAATGCGCAAAACAGTGTACCAGTTGAAGTCACAGATTCACATCAATGGGCTTTGAGGGTGTGTCATGATGCAGTGGAAGTAGCTACGGCTTATTTGGCAGCCTTCGCAGCAAAAAAGCTTGGAGTGAGCGATTATGTTCAACAGTTCATGCTCGAAACTCCAAATGGACTTTCTCCAAAGGGTGATATTGCAAAGATGATTGCAAAAAAAGAGATAGTTGAGTCACTTCAAGATGACAGCTTTAGAGTCTACAGAATGATCAGAACGGGTTTAATGTCGGTGCCTGCCGATCCCTATGCAGCCATGGGACAACTCAGTGTTTCGATGTTCTATGGCTGGTACATTGAACCGCATATCATTCATGTTGTTGCTTATTGTGAATCGATGAGAAGGGCTACATCAAAAGAAATCATAGAAAGCGTGAAGATGTCAAAACGGTCTATAAATATCGCTATTAGAGGTATGCCGGATCCATTAAAAGATAAATGGGTCAGAGATGAAAAAGACAGAATCAAGGATGAAGCGATGATGATTATAAAGGCGATAAAAGATTTAAAAGATGGTAAAGATGAAGATTTACTCGATCCCGAAGTTTTGTATAAGTCTGTGCAGATTGGTATACTCGATGCACCGGCATTAAAAGGATTCTCTGTAGCAAAAGGACAGGTGAAGACTCAGATCATAGATGGTCTTTGCAGATGTGTTGACGATTATGGAAATATCATTTCAGAGAAAAACAGATTGAAGCATATCTTAGGAGGTTGA
- a CDS encoding ATPase: MNYLNGVNDMPLSELLNYLMDKPIDFHDQRYLVNREREIESLNKIALYQPFGIYGVAGETGIGKSTVLNFVRAKDVFIRMINISLRESMESILYDLVYNLSKSLEDEPKISQKAKEIANRLSEEVSIIKGFSLGFSMVASANFNIQKNQIPRFNFYAAKESLRELIQLVTNVKGKFALIVDELDKEKKEDVLRILDSLKKELIFDNFVVILSLPYSIYREYGLDRLRWNESGNLENIFKDIVFLSPLNKSDIKELLVKRLSNYIEIIQNDVFDIAADFSDGNPRDAIWIMNKTVFENVNETKLERKHILSTIDKIIKEYYADQLFLTDNQKLALDRLRNFEGPRDKAVEVLRDSGMKRTTAYSIIEQLLNKKILIKRNSLIMMSGKFRYIKNA; encoded by the coding sequence ATGAATTATCTGAATGGAGTGAATGATATGCCATTGAGTGAGCTTTTGAACTATTTGATGGACAAACCAATTGATTTTCATGATCAAAGGTATCTTGTCAACAGGGAGAGAGAAATCGAGTCTTTGAACAAGATCGCTTTATACCAGCCTTTTGGCATATATGGTGTTGCAGGAGAAACAGGAATTGGAAAATCGACGGTGTTGAATTTTGTTAGAGCAAAAGATGTTTTTATAAGGATGATTAATATTTCGCTCAGAGAATCCATGGAGAGTATTCTGTACGACCTGGTCTATAATCTTTCAAAATCTTTAGAAGATGAACCCAAGATATCTCAAAAAGCGAAAGAGATAGCAAATCGTTTAAGTGAGGAGGTCTCGATCATCAAAGGTTTTTCCTTGGGATTTTCTATGGTCGCTTCAGCAAATTTTAACATTCAAAAAAATCAGATTCCAAGATTCAATTTCTATGCTGCGAAAGAGAGCCTAAGAGAGTTGATCCAGTTAGTGACTAATGTAAAGGGAAAGTTTGCACTAATTGTTGATGAACTTGATAAGGAGAAAAAAGAGGATGTTTTGAGAATTCTTGACAGCCTTAAAAAGGAATTGATCTTTGATAATTTTGTAGTCATTCTTTCACTGCCGTATAGTATCTATAGAGAATATGGTCTTGATAGACTCAGGTGGAATGAATCTGGGAATCTTGAAAATATCTTCAAGGACATTGTTTTTCTCAGTCCTTTGAACAAAAGTGATATAAAAGAACTTCTTGTAAAAAGACTCTCTAACTATATAGAGATCATTCAGAACGATGTCTTTGATATTGCCGCAGATTTTTCCGATGGAAACCCGAGGGACGCAATATGGATAATGAACAAAACGGTTTTTGAAAATGTAAATGAAACAAAACTGGAGAGAAAGCACATACTCAGTACGATAGATAAGATTATCAAAGAATACTATGCTGATCAATTATTTCTAACTGACAACCAGAAGTTGGCTCTGGATAGACTCAGAAATTTTGAGGGACCCAGGGACAAAGCAGTTGAAGTTCTTAGAGACTCTGGTATGAAAAGAACAACGGCGTATTCCATTATTGAACAATTACTGAATAAGAAGATCTTGATCAAGAGAAACAGCTTGATTATGATGTCTGGAAAGTTCAGGTATATCAAAAATGCTTGA
- a CDS encoding NAD/NADP-dependent octopine/nopaline dehydrogenase family protein: MKICVIGAGNGGQALAAYLALKGFDVSLYNRSAWRIAPIMKTNKIKVEGEINAVAQISFATTQLQEAMKDRQLLMVVLPAFAHREIAKKMAPYLEDGQIVVLNPGRTAGALEFYNTLKEENVKKDIVIAEAQTFVFASRASNPGVVRIFRIKNAVPVAALPSRKNSDLEKTLLKVMTEFEIAPNTLYTSFNNIGAVFHPATIILNTGWVESTFGKFEFYFEGISQSVAKVLEAIDDERCQVARKFGIEPMTAVQWLSYAYDVRGSNLYDAIHNNEGYRGIQAPTSLENRYILEDVPTSLVPISAFAKVVNVKTPIIDSIIQLASLMMGTDFFKEGRNFERLHLEGKSVEQIKRIMEVGE; this comes from the coding sequence ATGAAAATATGCGTAATTGGTGCTGGAAATGGTGGACAAGCATTGGCCGCATATCTCGCTTTAAAGGGTTTTGATGTTTCTTTGTACAATCGTAGCGCGTGGAGAATAGCACCTATCATGAAGACCAATAAAATCAAGGTTGAAGGAGAGATCAATGCGGTTGCACAGATTTCCTTTGCAACTACACAACTTCAAGAAGCGATGAAAGATCGTCAATTGTTGATGGTAGTATTGCCTGCCTTTGCACATAGAGAGATTGCCAAAAAAATGGCACCCTATCTTGAAGACGGACAGATTGTGGTTTTAAATCCTGGTAGAACAGCGGGTGCACTTGAATTCTACAACACATTAAAGGAAGAGAATGTCAAAAAGGATATCGTTATAGCAGAGGCACAAACTTTTGTATTTGCATCACGCGCATCAAACCCAGGAGTTGTACGAATATTCAGAATAAAGAACGCCGTACCAGTAGCCGCGTTACCGTCCAGAAAAAATAGTGATCTTGAAAAAACTCTTTTAAAAGTGATGACAGAATTTGAGATCGCACCAAATACTCTATACACGAGTTTTAACAACATCGGTGCGGTTTTTCATCCGGCAACAATCATATTGAACACAGGATGGGTAGAGTCGACTTTTGGAAAATTTGAATTCTATTTCGAGGGTATCAGTCAGTCTGTGGCAAAAGTACTCGAAGCAATCGACGATGAGCGCTGTCAAGTTGCAAGAAAATTTGGTATAGAACCGATGACGGCCGTTCAGTGGCTTAGTTATGCGTACGATGTGAGAGGTTCAAATCTATACGATGCGATACACAACAACGAAGGATACAGAGGAATTCAAGCGCCCACGAGTTTAGAAAACAGGTATATTCTCGAAGACGTTCCTACAAGTCTTGTCCCAATCTCTGCTTTTGCAAAAGTTGTGAATGTGAAAACTCCTATCATCGATTCAATAATTCAGCTTGCTTCTTTGATGATGGGAACTGATTTTTTCAAAGAAGGTAGAAATTTTGAAAGACTCCACCTTGAAGGAAAATCGGTTGAACAGATAAAACGCATAATGGAGGTGGGTGAATGA
- a CDS encoding HD-GYP domain-containing protein: MDNKILFITANPNKYCDCNDLNAEKYQNLDIALDKDTAMRLLLRNSTCYESILIDCASFSCEDLSDFVRTVRDRISPIHPKIVTIKAKLPERELILLGVDEIIQNFDANLADLKSYPRLFEIPTLAFIEFLMDIVKTKDNSLFDHMRRVKTFTALIARLCYEKNLIDHDTYENTVLASFFHDLGKMFIPESILHKPSRLTQEEFQVMMRHTTLGANLFEKALRSNPKNNLLITLFQVSKYHHERYDGKGYPCGLSGEQIPLPARIVAIADVFEALIATRPYRDALSPQQAVQIIKEDEGHFDPNVLEIFLKNTDLFV; encoded by the coding sequence ATGGACAACAAAATCCTGTTCATAACTGCTAATCCAAATAAATACTGTGATTGTAATGATCTAAATGCCGAGAAATATCAGAACTTAGATATCGCCTTAGATAAAGACACCGCAATGAGGTTATTACTCAGAAATAGCACCTGTTATGAATCTATCTTGATAGATTGCGCGAGTTTTTCCTGCGAAGATCTTTCCGATTTTGTACGAACGGTTCGAGATAGAATTTCCCCGATTCACCCAAAGATTGTAACTATCAAAGCAAAACTACCCGAGAGAGAATTGATTTTACTTGGAGTAGATGAGATCATACAAAATTTCGATGCGAACCTTGCTGACCTGAAAAGCTATCCACGATTATTTGAAATTCCAACACTTGCATTCATAGAATTCTTGATGGATATCGTAAAAACAAAAGACAATTCTTTGTTTGATCATATGAGAAGAGTCAAGACATTCACAGCATTGATCGCAAGACTTTGCTACGAGAAAAATCTCATAGACCACGATACTTATGAAAATACGGTTCTTGCTTCTTTCTTCCATGATCTTGGAAAGATGTTCATCCCCGAAAGTATTTTGCACAAACCATCGAGATTGACACAAGAAGAATTTCAAGTGATGATGCGGCATACAACCCTTGGTGCAAATCTGTTTGAGAAGGCACTCCGATCAAATCCCAAAAATAATCTTTTGATCACGCTATTTCAGGTTTCGAAATATCACCACGAAAGATACGATGGCAAAGGTTATCCTTGTGGTTTGAGTGGCGAGCAGATACCCCTTCCTGCACGAATAGTTGCTATTGCCGACGTTTTCGAAGCTCTAATTGCCACCAGACCTTATCGCGATGCGCTCAGTCCTCAGCAAGCTGTTCAAATAATCAAAGAAGACGAAGGACATTTTGATCCAAATGTTCTTGAAATCTTTCTAAAAAATACCGATCTATTTGTGTAG